In the Cellvibrio sp. KY-GH-1 genome, GACTATACGACTCATGTACATCAACTAAAATTGCTTGCAAAATTTTAGCTTTTTCGTCTGGGTTGTAAACTTCTAGCGCTATCTTTTCAAATTCAGGATCAGATTTTCTTAAGATTCTAATGGAGCCATTTACTCTTGCACTAGAATTTACACCAGGAATAAAGAAAATAAGACCAACTTTCGAATTGGTTTCAAAATTTTCATAAGACTGGAATAATTTATTTCCTGCAACATCTGGAATTAACAGCAATTTTTCAGAAATTACTTTAACAAACCCTGGCAGGCCACCTTTAGGTGAGGCGTCACAATCACCATTGTAGTTGCTTGTTGCCATAACCATAAACGGAGAGTTTTTAATAAATGATTGTACCCAGTCAACCATATAAGGGCGAACTTTAGTTGCAGCTTTTTCAGACGGTGTACCGAATAATTCCTGACTCTGGTTCATGATTCTCCCTATGGAATAGCTAACGCAAAGTTAATGGGCGGTTTGTAAGTTGCGCGTTGGTGAAATACTTAGCGCAGCGATTCGCTTAAACGCGCAACTTACAAACTGTCCCAGCGCACGCAGTGCGCGAATTAAACGACTTGTTGTAAGCTTAACGTAAGCCGATGCTACAACGCACGCACTCTTACGAAAACCGCACCAACCTATTTCTTACAGCGCGCGGACTTGATGGAGCTGTTGCCGAGCACGACTATTAATTTCCCAACCACACAACCAACTAATACTGCAGTGAATTTAGCACGCCAGTGAAACGGACGTGAACTACGACTAACCGATCATAGGCCAGACCGGACGGCAGGTAAACTTTCAGATAACCGCGCGTGATTACGGTCTACAAACTTTCCAAGAGCGATATAAAAAACTGTAAACTTTTACCTTACAACGCCGTGCTCAACGGCAGTTTGTAAGTCGCGGTTTTGTGGATTACTTTTGCGCAGCAAAACCACAAACCCGCGACTTACAAACTGTCCAGCGCACGCAGTGCGCGAGTTGCAGCACTTTGTTATGTGCGACAGTTTTATTTATTCAATTTCTTGAATTACCCACTCACCACTTTCTATTTCATAAAAAGATAGATAACCCGACTTCAGCTCTTTAAACCTAGAAATCCAAGGAAATTTTTCGAATATACAACCCATACAAATAACCATTCCATCATCTGAGTCATTGGTGGAGTTACACATAAATTGCCAACCACCGTCATCCCAGTGCAGAACCTCAACTATTGGCCGCTCTCCATTCATTACATACTTTGTTGTGACCGCTAGAGTGTCGTCACTAAAATCGAAAGGCCAATCTTCCTTTTTGTATAAATGTGTATGCACTTTCTTACTCCGCCCTCATTTCACATAACATTTGTATACCGCGCATGCGCGTTATCTCTCCTAACTCGATCTCTTAGCACTTTTATATAACCCATTGAAAGCGATCAAATTTGGTGGCTACGTGGGAGATTTTATTGGGGGTAAAACACGCGTGCGCATTATTCTTCCAGAGCGTGCGCGTTTTCCGCCCGCCTTGGTACCTAAAGTGTTGAATATAGTGGCCTTTTGTTGGAATGGGAAGCGGATATTGCGCAACGTAAAGGGCAAAAACGCGCACGGGAGTTAGGGGGATTTGGATACACTGTATATCTAACCAAAAATGGGCGGCTTTAGAGCCTTAGATTACAGCTTAAAGATTGCCCGGTGAGCGAAGCAGTGATAACGACGTAATCTGCACAGACATGCAGAAGCTCGTTCAAACCCTAGACCTCCGCTATCGCTTGATATCGGAAATCTGTGATTCGCACTTTGCCTTTGTTGGCACAATAGATCCCGACCTTTAAGCTGAGGAATCCGCCAAATACATTGTGATTAATACCGGATACTTCCATTCGAGTAGGATGCAACTTCCAGCTCTGGCCATTATCAAAGGAATACTGATAAGTAATCACGTTGCGTTGATTAATTAAACGCACACGGACTTGTGATGAATTGGAGGGAACCCGTGCCCAGGGATGCTCTTCAGCATATTGGAAAGTTTTTACAAACTCTTGTGTAAATCCCAATCCGACAAATGCCTTGTGGTTGTAAAAAAGTAATAGCCCTGCTTCTGCACTCTGTATCAGATTCAGGGAAACTTCCACTTGATACGCCCTGTCCCCCACTCCACAGGTGATAGGAGAACTGTCTGCAGGCGATGATCCTGCTGCAGTCAGGTCCAGCATTTTTTTACCAAAATGGACACGCTGTGAATCTTCTTTGCCAGGATTGTAGAAGGCCCATTGGGTACCAAATTTATTGCGCGAAAAATCATCGGAAAGCGCAGCACCGAAAAAAAGCGCCGCATCGGTTTTTGCGTTTTCTGAATCACCTGGCGCCGACTTAACCGGCTTTGGCAGAGGGATAGAAAGGTCACCACCCTTTGCACGGAACCATCCATCATCTGTCCAGTCAATTGGCTCCAGGATTGCCTGCCTGCCAAGGGTTCTAAAATTATTTTCGTAAGCGTGATACACCATCCACCAATGACCTTCCTTGCCATTCTCGCTTGGCCCCTCGACCAGCGTTGCGTGACCGCGCGACCACCAGGGCTCAGCTTCCGATAAAGTACGCACTAACGGGTTGTGCGGGCAATGCTCCCAAGGGCCATGAACAGAACGCGAGCGAGCGGCAATAACCATGTGGCCAGTGACGGGGCCCGCAGTACCGCCCACTGCGGTTACTAAATAAAACCACTCACCACGCCGCATTAATTTCGGACCTTCCGGCGCAAAATTTTCGACGACCCAATCCTCCGGATAGCGCCAGGGGCTATAGGCATTTTCAAGCTGACCATCCGTCGCCAAACCGTCATCGGTTAAACGAATTTTGCGAATGCCATTAACGAATAAATAGCGCTTTCCATCTTCACCAACGGCGTGACCAGGGTCTATACAACCTTCAATGTTTAAATCGATGGGATCGCTCCAAGGTCCGCTAATATCATCCGCCCAGATCACAAAAATCGACCAGGGTTTGCCATCGGGCGCAGCGGGGATATAAATATAGTAACGATCACCGTATTTGCATAAATCCAGTGCCCACACAGTACCAATATTGTTGTGCAGAGCGGGACCGATAGGCTTCCAATTCACCAGATCTCGCGAATGCCAGATAATAATTCCCGGGTAAGAATTGAATGATGAAAACGTCATGTAGTAATCATCACCATCCTTGAGAATAGTCGGATCAGGATGGTCGCCAGCAATAATAGGATTTAGGTAAGTACCATCGCCAAGGTCCGCACGGCGCTGCCCTTCTATTCCACGCGCCCAGCGCGGAACTGCCGGGACTGTTGCAGCCTGTGTTGCCGCAGAAGTGACACAAGCTGAAGAAGACGCGGCGGCAAGCTTTGTTAAAGGCGCGACCAAAGTGCCTGCCATACAGGCTTTAAACAGTGTTCTACGGGAATTATCGACCATCATCAAATACCTGCGGCAAAAAACCTATTTTTTATACATTACAAAATAGAACCAACACACCGTGGGACAATGCGAGAAATGGGTTGGCTGATACAGTAATAGACGTGCTTGTGGGATGTGATTTTTGAATTTTATCCACAAGCACGATTGTAAAAATATTATCGCTTGGGTGATAGCTCCACCAGATAAACATCGTTTTCACGCAGAGGTAAATCCAATTGGTATTTACCATCGCGAGAAATACGAATGGTTTTTTCCGCAAAGGGTTTTCCGGTAGCGAGCGATTTAAGCTCAGCGACTTGTGCGCGCGTCAATTGCGCAGGTGAGCCCATACGAATGTAGGCGGTGTAGGCATCATTTTTTTGGTAACCCACTTGCGAAAGCAACAGCGTGTAATTGCCTTTTTTCAAACCCTGCAACTGAATGCTTACCTTGCCTTTATTAGCGGGCGGCAAATCTTTAATGTAGTACTGTTGGTTATTAATACCCTCCGGTAAAGTGAAGGTAGAATCCCACAACAATACCTGCACACTGCCGTTACCATCAGTGGCGACAATGGATTGTGCATCGTTATTTTTTATTTCCGTTGCCGATAACTTATTTAAAAATTGATAAGCAAAGTACGCCGGCTTTTTTATACCTTGGGTATTCATCAAGCCGAAACCGCCATGGAATGCTTCAAAGCGCGGACCCGGCTCTTCAAAAATATCGGTAAATACCCAATAAGACATAGATTGCGCTGCCCCACCCACTTGCTTGAGTTTTTGCAGAATGTAAGCGGGCTGATGGTATGAATCATGGGTCGGGTCTGCCGGCGTATACGACGAGCTCCATTCGGTGTAATGTAATTCCAGATTGGGCATTGCCGATGCAGAAATTTCGGTGCGATTTTTTAACACATCGCGCGCAACCGCTAACTCATCTTTGGATAAAACAGTACCGGTATTGCCGTACTCATCCAGAAAACCCCGATTTACTCCGTACGAATGGGTACTCACAAAATCCAGCGGGATCTTGTGTTCCGCACAGTAAGCGATCATTTCCGGAATCCAGGCCGCACCTGCCGTCGCGGGGCCACCCACTTTATAATTTGGATTTACACTCTTGATTGCCCGCGCACTGTGAGCATAGAGTTTGAAATAATCTTGCTGACTACCTGCCCAAAAACCGTCGAGATTGGGTTCATTCCAAACCTCAAAATACCAACGCCCAACTTCTTCTGCGCCGTAACGCTGCGTCCAATGTTCTGTGAGTTTTTTAACAAGTGCTTCCCACTTTTCATAACTGTGTGGTGGGGTAACATTGCCGCGCCACCAGAAAATTGTTTTATCGCCACTCGCCAGAGCCGATGGCATAAAGCCCAATTCCACAAAAGGTTTCATGCCAATGCTGAGAATATAATCGTAGAGAGCATCTATATATTGAAAGTTGTAATGCTCACGCCCCTGGGCATCAATTTTATATACACCCATATCATCAGTGAGCAAGCCGTGCATGCGAATGTAACGAAAACCTGCATCGCGCTTTATTTCAGCCAACTGTTGTTGCCAATCAGCGCGCAGGCCCTCATTAGCACGCCCTGCCCCGATACTTAAATCAAAAAATCGGTTTAACTCACCCTTGGTTTGAGACACATCAACAGCGATCACGCGCCCCTGTGCGCATAACATTGCTGATGACATGAGCAAAAAAAATGCGCAGGCACTTTTAATGAAGTGGCTTTTTTTAGATCGAGCATTAGCAAATAGGTTTTGCATAATTATTTTCCCGCTCCTTGCAATAAGGCATCCAGCGTTTGCTGATCAAAAATAGTATTCTGTTTACGATCAAAAATGCCTGAACTGAAGTTATCCAGCCCGCCATTATCCCAATAGAAAGGCAACATGCCATTCACCAATGCCTGTTGCACCACATACTTGTGATAGTAAGCGCGCCCTGCCAAATGCAAGCTCAGCGCATCCCCCGTGAGATTGGTGCGCCGCATTGCGCCGAATTCACCTAATAATACCGGCACACCTTTATCAACAAACTGAGTTTTCATGGCTTTGAACCAGGTGTCTATGTAATCCTCTTCTCCCCAGGTGGGATTGTGTTCAACATCAGTCGGCGAATGAAAACCCTTACCCCAGTAGTAGGCTTGCTTGCCCCAGGACTCATCCTTACTCATCAGCACAAAATTGTACGGACTGTAAAAATGCACTTCACTCATCAGGCGATTAGTAGCTGTATCTACTGGCATTTGCGGCCATAACTTATTGGTTTTCTCAATATCAGTTGAAGGCCCCTGCACGACCAATACGCGGTACGCATTTTTTCCGCCGGTGGCGCGCACTGTATCGACAAAAGTTTGGTGATAGCTGAGCAGCACCTGCATCTGCTCCGCGCTTTCCACGTTGGGCTCGTTGGCGCTGGCGAACATCAGGTGTTCGTCAAAATCCCGCAGCTCAGTGGCGATTTGCTCCCAGAAGGCTTTTTGTTTCGCGTTGTTCTGTTCTTGTTTGGCTGAAACTACATTGTTCTCCAACCAACCCCCGTCCCAGTGGATATTAATAAGCACATACATGTCACTCTCAACCGCGTACTGCACAACTTGTTTAACACGCGCCAGCCAGACCGCGCTGATTTCTGCCGTTTGCTGGTTAGCGTATTGATCCCAGGCCAAAGGGATGCGCACCGCATCAAACCCTTTTGCCTTCAGCAATTGCATCAGCTCTTTAGATACCTGCGGATTGCCCCAGGCGGTCTCGCCACCAATGGCTTCCATGGTGTTGCCAATATTCCAACCCAGTTTGATTTTGCCTGCCAATTGAACTGCATTGCTTTGCATGCCTACTGCATCTGCAGGCAAGGGGTTTTTGTTGTAGTCAGGATAGAAAGCAGCCGTAGAGCTGGTCGATATAGTGCTGCTACTCGATTGGGTGGCGCTGGTGACAGTTAGTGCACTGGAAACTGAACTACTGCTTGAGGGAGGGACGGATGCGCTACCGGGGACGTTGGAACCACCACCACCACCACCGCCTCCACAACCAGAAGTTATCGCCAGTACGCCCGATAAGAAAAGCAGGTTTATTATTTTCATTGTGAGTCTCCAAACTAAAAACCCCGCCGCCAAAGAACAGCCTAAGCTCCGGCAGCGGGGCAGGGAAATAGAGCGCGAGTTTGCTAAAAATCAGCCGAGGGAAGTTAATATTTGCCCTAAAAATTGTTCCAATTTGCAAATAGTTGAAGTTTTTTTAATTTAATTTGAAGTTGTAACGTCGGGCACTTCCGAATTACCCGGACTAATCAGGCTTTTGTTGCTCGTTAACAGCAGTTTGGCTGGACAGGTTTTTGAAGGTTTTAGGCGTGCAGTTATACTCTTCTTTGAACAGCTTATTGAAGTAGGAAACATTTTTGTAACCTACCGAATAGGCAATCTCGGCAATATTGGCTTCCTCTGTTTCCGCCAACAGACGGGCTGCTTCTGTCAGACGCAACTTGTTCAGGTAACCGGTAAAAGTAAAGCCGAGTTCTGCCTTGAGGATGTCATTGATCTTGGTGCGGCTCACACCGATGGTTGCCGTCATAGCATCGAGGGTTAACTCCGAACTGGCGTACTGCGTTGCCATAAAGTGCAGAATTGCACTCTTGTCTTTATCGCGGTGGGGCTCCACGGATAATTGCTGGTAGGCCAGTAACGGCCGATCGCGTTGTAGCTTCTCTTTCAGGTCTTGCGTCAACGCACGGGTATGCTGGCGGAACAACCAGATCGCATAAGCACTCCAGATTAACAACAAACCAGCAGCCTGCAGATAGGTGTAGAACCAGTTGCGCCCACTGAGTTTGATTTCGCTTATCTGGATATTGGCGGCCAGATTAAATGGGCTTTGAACGCTGCTGCCAAAGCTCATCTTGAATACCTTGTTCAATTGATAATCCTTGCGTGACAATTCCACGTTATACATCTCATACCACCACTGCGGCGTTTCCAGATGAGTCAAATCCAGCACTACGGGTGCCCAGACTTCATTGCAGGAAAAAAATGTTGCCGGGCTGCGATAACTCAAATAATCCCCGGCATCAGAAACGTGTTCATCAAAGGTTACAACGGAAAAATTTAACACGTTGGCGGGGGCACATTTGACATCGAAGGTGATCTTGTCAAAGCGGGATAAATCCACAGACTCCAATACGCCCTGCGCTTTACCGAATGCCAGGCTCATTGCTGCGTAGGGGTAGCGTGCCTGGTGTGAGAGGTTCAAGGTAAAATTCAGGCTAAACCGGTCATCCGCCACAGTCACAGTAGATAAACCACCTTGAGGAGCGTCATCGTTTAGCTCACTGTGCCAAACCCAATCGCTTTTACTCGCCGGCAGTAGCACCGCGGTAACTTGGCTATGCTGGGTACAAAAATAGCTAAACAGCCCCGAGACAAAGAGCAAGCACAAAAAACTGATTAACACTTTCTTATAAAAGGATTGCATGCTAAACCTGAAGGGCTGGCGATAAATACTTATTCTTGTCGGTAACTCAATAATTGCAGTTAAATTTACACAATTTTAGCCTGATTCCGCTTCTCGCGATCAAGTCCTACCGGGTCCTGCGCCACAGATAAAAACCCAGCAACATAAAACCCGCCGAAAATAGTAGGCCTACATAGTGGGACTTTTTAACTCCGGTTACCAATACTGACTCTGTGTAATCTTCCGGGTTTACATAAACCTTTACCGATTGATTAGAGAATCGAACCTCATCAGTTCCGCTTATACCATAACCGATTCGAGTACCTGTGTATTGTTTGTTATTGATGATATAGCTGTAGGTAATCCAACTACTCTGATACAAACCTTTACGCTTTGCTACGCCATCTCCCTTCAATTTTCCTGAATGAACCGACCAGTTTTCTGCCGCCGTCGTTTTAATAATATTCTTACCTGTAGTCAGCAAGAGTAACGCTGAGGCTAGTATGCATAAACCAAAAAAGAATGAGCGCAAGCGCTGGTAATTTTTCTCTATTTCCGGGTTCATTAACGCAAAACCTCACACCAAAACTTATTACCACAAAAATAAAAAGATGCAGGTGTTCATCGCAATATTAAACACCATGTGCGACAAAATACCGATATAGATACTGCCACTACTCGCCCTTAGCCAAGCGAACATCCAAGCCACCAGAAACATCAACACAAACCAAAGTGCGCCTGAGAGCGGCAAATAAGTTAACCCGCTTTCGGTTTTGATAATACCGTGATGCACCTGGTGAATAAGTGCGAACAGTGTGCATTCTATAACCGTACTGGTATTGATACTGAAAGTTTGCTCCAGTGTTTTTTGCAGTTGGCCGCGATAAAAAATTTCCTCGCCTATGGGGCTGAACAACATCGCCGGAATAGTAAAAATCAAGCTAAGCATCCAGAAGGACATGGCAGATGTATCCATCATTGCCTTATAACTATTGCCGATATTTACAAACCAATTATCCACCGCCTTGCCAAACAACAAATAACCGAGCGCAAAGCATAGAAGCGCAGCACCAGTTCCCGTTACTATTGCCAATATGTAACGCGATGCCATATCGGGCCGCTGCAATCCAATTTGGCGACGACCATTTGCAGTCAATAGCGCCCAGGGCAATATTGCCATAACACAAAAACTGAGCGGCAACACCCAGCGCAATGAAGACGGCCCCAACACACCTAACGCACGTACAGCACTGAAGCCAATCACTAACGCTCCCATAATAATGAGCGAGACACTGGGCGAAATAAACTTTTTATACAACATAAAATCCCTTATCAATGAATAAATTGCCAGTAAATCCGGCGTGACGATGGTTGGAAAATTCTGGATTCAACCAATAAGCGGAGGGCCGGTTAAGGCTATTTATATTCAAAGCCACAGACAATAGCTAAAGGATATTTTTTACGCAGGAAACAGGAAAGTTGGAGCGGGACTTTTTGGAGAGAGAGGGAGAAGCGCGCTATGTAAACCACACACTGCGCGCTTGAACATCACCTGGAAAAAGGTTAACCAATAAACAAGGTACCAAGGTAAAACAAACCACCAGACAAACAAATAGTTGCTGGCAAGGTAAATACCCAAGCGAGCAATATGGTTTTCACAGTACTGAACTGCAAGCCGGATTTGTTGGCCACCATGGTGCCGGCTACAGCCGAGGACAGAACGTGCGTGGTAGACACTGGCATACCGGTCACACTCGCCACACCGATCGCGGTTGCCGCGGTAATTTGTGCGGCCATGCCTTGCGAATAGGTCATACTGCTTTTGCCGATTTTCTCACCAACGGTAAATACAATCCGCTTCCAACCCATCATAGTGCCCAGACCAAGCGCCAAAGCAACCGCAATGATTACCCAGAAAGGCGCGTATTCAGTAGTCGCCGTCAGGTCTTTGCGCAGACTATCCAAATCGGATTTCTCTTTGCTGTTAAAACCGTCGAGTTTAGATACTTTTTTCGCCGCATCATCAATACACAACAACAACCGGCGAATGTTACGGCGTTCGCTCAATTCCAGATCACGGTATTGAGTCATACCCTGCATTTCAGTGATCAGCGCATTAATCACCAACATGCTTTCTTTGGCATTACATTTAAAGGTTTCCGGCAAAACAGCATTAGCAGATGCATTGACATCAACCACTGAACTTACCTTGGCTTCGTGCTCTTTATAGAAAGTTTGCAAATGCACTGCCGCATCGCGGGTGCGTTCAACTTGATATTTGCTGCTATCAAGATTCAACACAAATTGCGCGGGCGCCAAACCAATCAGCACCAACATAATCAAGCCAATACCTTTTTGACCATCGTTGGAGCCGTGCACAAAACTAACGCCCATGGCAGACGCCACCAGAGTCACACGCGTCCAGAATGGCGGGTGTTTTTTGCCATCGATTTGCTCGCGCTCTTGTGGGGTTTTATGAATTTTTGGACCAGTGAATACTTTCTTCAACAGCAGTAATACCAGCGCCGCCACACTAAAACCCACCAGCGGGGAGATCAGCAAGGACAGCATAATATCGATGGCTTTTTTAACATTCACACCTTCGCTGATTGGAATCTCGGAAATCAGCGCATTCGCCAAACATACCCCCAGCAGGGAGCCAATCAGGGTATGCGAACTGGACGCGGGAATACCGAAATACCAGGTACCCAGATTCCACACAATGGCAGCAGCCAGCAGGGAAAATACCAACACCATGCCGCGTACCGAGGTGATATTTAGCAGCATATCCACCGGCAGCAGGTGCACTATCGCGTAGGCTACCCCCAGCCCACCCAACATCACGCCCAGAAAGTTGAAAATACCCGAGGCAATTACTGCGAGGTGAGGATTCATTGCTTTGGTATAGATGACAGTCGCTACCGCGTTGGCAGTATCGTGAAAGCCATTAATAAATTCATAGGCAAGAACGAAGACGAGTGCCAAAAAGAGGCTGGCGCCCATGAAAAAACCGAGCCCGGTGAACATTTCTAACATAGGTTATCCGCTTGACTGAGAAGATCGATTTTAATACCACCCTCTCCTTGTGGTTTTACCACCCCATTGCGTCGG is a window encoding:
- a CDS encoding pyridoxamine 5'-phosphate oxidase family protein, encoding MNQSQELFGTPSEKAATKVRPYMVDWVQSFIKNSPFMVMATSNYNGDCDASPKGGLPGFVKVISEKLLLIPDVAGNKLFQSYENFETNSKVGLIFFIPGVNSSARVNGSIRILRKSDPEFEKIALEVYNPDEKAKILQAILVDVHESYSQCPRALAFSKLWSTETIIANIEDPPIENWVAGT
- a CDS encoding family 43 glycosylhydrolase encodes the protein MVDNSRRTLFKACMAGTLVAPLTKLAAASSSACVTSAATQAATVPAVPRWARGIEGQRRADLGDGTYLNPIIAGDHPDPTILKDGDDYYMTFSSFNSYPGIIIWHSRDLVNWKPIGPALHNNIGTVWALDLCKYGDRYYIYIPAAPDGKPWSIFVIWADDISGPWSDPIDLNIEGCIDPGHAVGEDGKRYLFVNGIRKIRLTDDGLATDGQLENAYSPWRYPEDWVVENFAPEGPKLMRRGEWFYLVTAVGGTAGPVTGHMVIAARSRSVHGPWEHCPHNPLVRTLSEAEPWWSRGHATLVEGPSENGKEGHWWMVYHAYENNFRTLGRQAILEPIDWTDDGWFRAKGGDLSIPLPKPVKSAPGDSENAKTDAALFFGAALSDDFSRNKFGTQWAFYNPGKEDSQRVHFGKKMLDLTAAGSSPADSSPITCGVGDRAYQVEVSLNLIQSAEAGLLLFYNHKAFVGLGFTQEFVKTFQYAEEHPWARVPSNSSQVRVRLINQRNVITYQYSFDNGQSWKLHPTRMEVSGINHNVFGGFLSLKVGIYCANKGKVRITDFRYQAIAEV
- a CDS encoding glycoside hydrolase, which translates into the protein MQNLFANARSKKSHFIKSACAFFLLMSSAMLCAQGRVIAVDVSQTKGELNRFFDLSIGAGRANEGLRADWQQQLAEIKRDAGFRYIRMHGLLTDDMGVYKIDAQGREHYNFQYIDALYDYILSIGMKPFVELGFMPSALASGDKTIFWWRGNVTPPHSYEKWEALVKKLTEHWTQRYGAEEVGRWYFEVWNEPNLDGFWAGSQQDYFKLYAHSARAIKSVNPNYKVGGPATAGAAWIPEMIAYCAEHKIPLDFVSTHSYGVNRGFLDEYGNTGTVLSKDELAVARDVLKNRTEISASAMPNLELHYTEWSSSYTPADPTHDSYHQPAYILQKLKQVGGAAQSMSYWVFTDIFEEPGPRFEAFHGGFGLMNTQGIKKPAYFAYQFLNKLSATEIKNNDAQSIVATDGNGSVQVLLWDSTFTLPEGINNQQYYIKDLPPANKGKVSIQLQGLKKGNYTLLLSQVGYQKNDAYTAYIRMGSPAQLTRAQVAELKSLATGKPFAEKTIRISRDGKYQLDLPLRENDVYLVELSPKR
- a CDS encoding glycoside hydrolase family 5 protein, with translation MKIINLLFLSGVLAITSGCGGGGGGGGSNVPGSASVPPSSSSSVSSALTVTSATQSSSSTISTSSTAAFYPDYNKNPLPADAVGMQSNAVQLAGKIKLGWNIGNTMEAIGGETAWGNPQVSKELMQLLKAKGFDAVRIPLAWDQYANQQTAEISAVWLARVKQVVQYAVESDMYVLINIHWDGGWLENNVVSAKQEQNNAKQKAFWEQIATELRDFDEHLMFASANEPNVESAEQMQVLLSYHQTFVDTVRATGGKNAYRVLVVQGPSTDIEKTNKLWPQMPVDTATNRLMSEVHFYSPYNFVLMSKDESWGKQAYYWGKGFHSPTDVEHNPTWGEEDYIDTWFKAMKTQFVDKGVPVLLGEFGAMRRTNLTGDALSLHLAGRAYYHKYVVQQALVNGMLPFYWDNGGLDNFSSGIFDRKQNTIFDQQTLDALLQGAGK
- a CDS encoding AraC family transcriptional regulator, whose translation is MQSFYKKVLISFLCLLFVSGLFSYFCTQHSQVTAVLLPASKSDWVWHSELNDDAPQGGLSTVTVADDRFSLNFTLNLSHQARYPYAAMSLAFGKAQGVLESVDLSRFDKITFDVKCAPANVLNFSVVTFDEHVSDAGDYLSYRSPATFFSCNEVWAPVVLDLTHLETPQWWYEMYNVELSRKDYQLNKVFKMSFGSSVQSPFNLAANIQISEIKLSGRNWFYTYLQAAGLLLIWSAYAIWLFRQHTRALTQDLKEKLQRDRPLLAYQQLSVEPHRDKDKSAILHFMATQYASSELTLDAMTATIGVSRTKINDILKAELGFTFTGYLNKLRLTEAARLLAETEEANIAEIAYSVGYKNVSYFNKLFKEEYNCTPKTFKNLSSQTAVNEQQKPD
- a CDS encoding DUF3592 domain-containing protein: MNPEIEKNYQRLRSFFFGLCILASALLLLTTGKNIIKTTAAENWSVHSGKLKGDGVAKRKGLYQSSWITYSYIINNKQYTGTRIGYGISGTDEVRFSNQSVKVYVNPEDYTESVLVTGVKKSHYVGLLFSAGFMLLGFYLWRRTR
- a CDS encoding CPBP family intramembrane glutamic endopeptidase, with product MLYKKFISPSVSLIIMGALVIGFSAVRALGVLGPSSLRWVLPLSFCVMAILPWALLTANGRRQIGLQRPDMASRYILAIVTGTGAALLCFALGYLLFGKAVDNWFVNIGNSYKAMMDTSAMSFWMLSLIFTIPAMLFSPIGEEIFYRGQLQKTLEQTFSINTSTVIECTLFALIHQVHHGIIKTESGLTYLPLSGALWFVLMFLVAWMFAWLRASSGSIYIGILSHMVFNIAMNTCIFLFLW
- a CDS encoding inorganic phosphate transporter, with product MLEMFTGLGFFMGASLFLALVFVLAYEFINGFHDTANAVATVIYTKAMNPHLAVIASGIFNFLGVMLGGLGVAYAIVHLLPVDMLLNITSVRGMVLVFSLLAAAIVWNLGTWYFGIPASSSHTLIGSLLGVCLANALISEIPISEGVNVKKAIDIMLSLLISPLVGFSVAALVLLLLKKVFTGPKIHKTPQEREQIDGKKHPPFWTRVTLVASAMGVSFVHGSNDGQKGIGLIMLVLIGLAPAQFVLNLDSSKYQVERTRDAAVHLQTFYKEHEAKVSSVVDVNASANAVLPETFKCNAKESMLVINALITEMQGMTQYRDLELSERRNIRRLLLCIDDAAKKVSKLDGFNSKEKSDLDSLRKDLTATTEYAPFWVIIAVALALGLGTMMGWKRIVFTVGEKIGKSSMTYSQGMAAQITAATAIGVASVTGMPVSTTHVLSSAVAGTMVANKSGLQFSTVKTILLAWVFTLPATICLSGGLFYLGTLFIG